The following are encoded in a window of Colletotrichum lupini chromosome 3, complete sequence genomic DNA:
- a CDS encoding PH domain-containing protein — MNYTQEYERGERRLRHEMREKAPMRDTFFGIKAEPQRPTSVATEFMDMEWDDDVLSEFEDNSPRISVNSSGGQPSITTLSSYDEVQTPRSSQGRMMYATEMMESPNKNIEGPSGPHLFRASTASYFDEAILTLSPVTPKTARPFDEPFRHIRPQQPPMPPSRHQSGPFQFTYEEFESRELVSWTPEMVAQSMLNAGIELSVAGRFVENDINGPILITLKFEDLKELDIPSFGMRTRVWNQIQVLRDSRPSSPRAPTPIQDEPSREVKKETREVRAAERQQTDDCGMKRSKSSRRRPKKPSHDDIITPMESVSIVGIEQVVPKPHQCAKGENCSKWRKQQRLIEAFKKEHPFVDLDTEQVVITGNPGNPHTARALDPTQILRPVSDAVPSVVASSDVLGPGNATPLQYLQEAALRNVISRDPQDNVRQFLDFQKHEDTTVPPTPPFEMGFPAMKAQPERLRHLPKLSIPGKQAPRASPLRASTVPPPSAHPEPLPTPPYHQQQQPQGFVPYHMDRAEAMSPDLQSPINNPYRFGTPFSEMDVPVTAVPMDRIARDVSQSVPPEMNYRPGVSKQQQPPLSRTQSRSSARRPSFPVLPALNENTATPIARTSPRHTSPRTSIRPQPLQQQQPLQAPPRVNYPWSPIERTTPFEQAIPPITHLAPSLPVKQAASAAQQDGVTFQGPMKKRKTKMLRHEWNDTFCTLKGTRLAVHKDAKTVDRTLEYVDVDDYAIACSSLASQSKLSAAFKAVHFSSSSSHSREKSDPVAAFSFQLIPQDKDKESAGAKLRKRGSALHGFGHGHSSSHGSIPAEGANGTGKTHHFAVKSRDDRIDWMRELMLAKALKQKGDGFEVSVNGNMI, encoded by the exons ATG AATTACACACAAGAATATGAAAGAGGCGAGCGTCGCCTGCGCCATGAGATGCGCGAAAAGGCGCCCATGCGCGACACATTCTTTGGCATCAAAGCCGAGCCGCAAAGGCCAACGTCGGTAGCGACCGAGTTCATGGACATGGAATGGGACGACGACGTGCTCAGCGAGTTTGAAGACAACTCTCCTCGGATCAGTGTCAACTCT TCTGGCGGCCAGCCAAGTATTACAACACTCTCATCCTACGATGAGGTGCAGACGCCAAGATCGAGTCAAGGGCGGATGATGTATGCGACAGAGATGATGGAGTCACCAAACAAGAACATTGAGGGTCCTTCCGGCCCGCACCTGTTCCGTGCTTCCACCGCCAGCTACTTTGACGAGGCCATCCTGACGCTGTCCCCGGTGACACCCAAGACGGCGCGACCTTTCGATGAGCCATTCCGACACATCAGACCGCAGCAGCCGCCGATGCCCCCATCCAGACACCAGAGCGGTCCCTTTCAGTTCACGTACGAAGAGTTTGAGTCGAGGGAGCTCGTCTCATGGACGCCAGAGATGGTTGCGCAGTCGATGCTCAATGCTGGCATTGAGCTCTCGGTCGCCGGCCGCTTCGTGGAGAACGATATCAACGGGCCCATCCTAATTACGTTGAAGTTTGAGGATCTCAAGGAGTTGGACATTCCGTCATTCGGCATGAGGACGCGCGTTTGGAACCAGATTCAGGTCTTGCGCGACAGCAGACCCAGCTCGCCACGCGCCCCGACGCCGATCCAAGACGAGCCGAGCCGAGAAGTCAAAAAGGAGACTCGCGAGGTCCGGGCGGCGGAAAGGCAGCAGACGGACGACTGCGGGATGAAGAGGAGCAAGAGTAGCAGAAGGCGGCCCAAGAAGCCGTCGCACGACGATATCATCACGCCCATGGAATCCGTGTCCATCGTCGGCATCGAGCAGGTCGTCCCCAAGCCGCACCAGTGCGCCAAGGGCGAGAACTGCTCAAAGTGGAGGAAGCAGCAGCGCCTCATCGAGGCCTTCAAGAAGGAGCACCCCTTTGTCGACCTCGACACGGAACAGGTCGTCATCACCGGAAACCCAGGCAATCCGCACACTGCCAGGGCTCTCGATCCTACGCAAATCCTCAGGCCTGTCTCGGACGCCGTCCCGTCCGTGGTGGCTTCCTCTGACGTGCTGGGCCCCGGCAACGCCACGCCTCTGCAGTATCTGCAAGAGGCTGCCCTCCGCAACGTCATCTCGAGGGACCCCCAGGACAATGTGCGCCAGTTCCTCGACTTCCAGAAGCACGAGGATACCACGGTGCCGCCGACACCCCCCTTCGAGATGGGCTTCCCTGCCATGAAGGCCCAGCCTGAACGCCTCCGTCACCTGCCGAAGCTCTCCATCCCGGGTAAGCAGGCTCCTCGCGCCAGCCCTCTCCGCGCCTCGACAGTCCCTCCTCCGTCAGCCCACCCGGAGCCGCTCCCGACACCCCCGTAccaccagcagcagcagccgcaaGGCTTCGTCCCCTACCACATGGACCGGGCCGAGGCCATGTCTCCGGACCTGCAGAGCCCCATCAACAACCCCTACCGCTTCGGGACTCCCTTCTCCGAGATGGACGTCCCCGTCACTGCCGTGCCCATGGACCGCATTGCCCGCGACGTGTCCCAGTCTGTTCCTCCTGAGATGAACTACCGTCCCGGCGTCTccaagcagcagcagccgcccCTTTCCCGCACCCAATCCCGCTCCTCTGCCCGCCGCCCCTCGTTCCCCGTCCTTCCCGCCTTGAACGAAAACACCGCGACCCCCATCGCCCGCACATCACCCAGACACACTTCCCCGCGCACATCCATCCGCCCTCAACCCctccagcaacagcagcctcTCCAAGCCCCTCCCCGTGTGAACTACCCCTGGTCCCCCATCGAGCGCACAACCCCCTTTGAGCAAGCTATCCCGCCCATCACCCATCTCGCGCCCTCCCTCCCCGTCAAACAAGCCGCCTCCGCCGCTCAGCAGGACGGCGTGACCTTCCAGGGCCCCATGAAGAAGCGCAAGACAAAGATGCTCCGCCACGAGTGGAACGACACCTTCTGCACCCTCAAGGGCACTCGTCTCGCCGTCCACAAGGACGCAAAGACGGTCGACCGCACGCTCGAGTACGTCGACGTCGACGACTACGCCATCGCGTGCTCCAGCCTCGCGTCGCAGAGCAAGCTCTCCGCCGCCTTCAAGGCCGTCCACTTCAGCTCCTCGTCGTCACACAGCCGCGAGAAGAGCGACCCCGTTGCGGCGTTTAGCTTCCAGCTCATCCCGCAGGACAAGGACAAGGAGTCCGCGGGCGCCAAGTTGCGGAAGCGCGGGAGCGCGCTGCACGGCTTCGGGCACGGGCACTCCTCGAGCCACGGGTCGATCCCCGCCGAGGGCGCCAACGGCACGGGCAAGACGCATCATTTTGCCGTCAAGAGCCGCGATGACCGTATCGATTGGATGCGGGAGTTGATGCTCGCCAAGGCGCTGAAGCAGAAGGGTGATGGGTTCGAGGTCAGTGTTAACGGCAACATGATCTAG
- a CDS encoding superoxide dismutase, with the protein MFSRLRLPRIGASIAAAARAAPARPLQQRSIHYVPQLSHDFKDGVPGLLSADGYDMAWNQYMTLVLDKLNALIAGTDLEQRDVKQILLASAQDPSQAPVFNNASMAHNTHFFFKNITPNPKPMPESLAAELSHSFSSIDTLRREMILTASSMFGPGFVWLVKAGHQDYRILTTYLAGSPYPGAHWRLQSTDMNTVGLGGSANKYFQRSAAAQRPGTKPPGALDAVPLLCLNTWEHTWIRDYGLGVGGRGGKKAFAEAWWEVVDWEAVNLAADIPSRPQFMR; encoded by the exons ATGTTCTCACGATTAAGGTTACCGCGCATCGGCGCGagcatcgccgccgccgccagagCAGCACCGGCCAGACCTCTCCAGCAGCGCTCGATACACTACGTCCCCCAGCTCTCCCACGACTTCAAGGACGGCGTGCCGGGTCTGCTGTCGGCCGACGGTTACGATATGGCGTGGAACCAGTACATGACGCTTGTCCTTGACAAGCTCAATGCCTTGATTGCAG GCACCGACCTCGAACAGCGCGACGTCAAGCAAATCCTCCTCGCCTCGGCCCAGGACCCCTCCCAAGCCCCCGTCTTCAACAACGCTTCCATGGCGCACAACACCCACTTCTTCTTCAAGAACATCACCCCGAACCCGAAACCCATGCCCGAGTCCCTCGCCGCCGAGCTCTCCCactccttctcctccatcGACACCCTCCGCCGCGAAATGATCCTCACCGCCTCCTCCATGTTCGGTCCCGGCTTCGTCTGGCTCGTCAAGGCAGGCCACCAAGACTACCGCATCCTCACCACCTACCTCGCGGGCTCCCCCTACCCGGGCGCCCACTGGCGCCTCCAGAGCACCGACATGAACACCGTCGGCCTGGGCGGCTCCGCCAACAAGTACTTCCAGCGCAGCGCCGCCGCCCAGAGGCCGGGAACGAAGCCGCCCGGCGCGCTCGACGCCGTGCCGCTTCTGTGCCTCAACACGTGGGAGCACACGTGGATCCGCGACTACGGGCTCGGCGTCGGCGGCCGCGGCGGCAAGAAGGCGTTTGCTGAGGCGTGGTGGGAGGTGGTTGACTGGGAGGCCGTCAACCTCGCGGCGGACATCCCTTCCCGGCCACAGTTCATGCGGTAA
- a CDS encoding inosine-uridine preferring nucleoside hydrolase, whose product MVDLDLPETPVPVWLDCDPGHDDTFAILLAAYHPTIKLLGLSTVFGNAPLEKTTNNATSILTAIGKHNDIPVHVGAAKPMSRPPMQAATDIHGESGLDGTDLLPQPSKDADRSVPAIDAMAAALSAQPAGTAWLVATGSLTNVAELFAKYPDLVAHLKGLSIMGGAIGDGFTDIVLGVVDGVPRVGNWTPWAEFNIIIDPEAAAAVFHNKALAAKTTLVPLDLSHQVLATEEVRDALLYGTHGGEKTGKGKTTLRQMLVELLMFFAKTYSSVDTDTDDKSDVFGITAGPPLHDPLAVAAVLTGTRHEIPFHDYDGKKGNCVKYHERFELTVITEGDLEEAKTGKSQLGRTVAKALPPGSEGVRIPRGLDIPMFWRVIEECTERADRVNAGKVAGLKENGTLEK is encoded by the exons ATGGTTGACCTCGATTTGCCCGAAACACCGGTGCCGGTCTGGCTGGATTGTGATCCCGGCCATGAT GACACCTTTGCCATCCTCCTAGCAGCCTACCACCCAACAATAAAGCTGCTAGGCCTCTCAACCGTCTTCGGAAACGCCCCCCTCGA AAAAACCACAAACAACGCCACCTCAATCCTCACAGCAATCGGCAAACACAATGACATCCCCGTCCACGTCGGCGCCGCAAAGCCAATGTCCCGCCCGCCAATGCAGGCCGCCACCGACATCCACGGCGAATCCGGCCTGGACGGCACCGACCTCCTCCCCCAACCCTCCAAAGACGCAGACCGCTCCGTACCCGCCATCGACGCCATGGCCGCCGCCCTCTCCGCTCAGCCCGCCGGAACCGCCTGGCTCGTCGCGACAGGCTCCCTCACCAACGTCGCAGAGCTCTTCGCAAAGTACCCGGACCTGGTCGCGCACCTCAAGGGCCTGAGCATCATGGGCGGCGCCATCGGCGACGGCTTCACCGACATCGTACTGGGTGTCGTGGACGGTGTCCCCCGTGTGGGTAACTGGACGCCGTGGGCCGAGTTCAACATCATCATTGACCCCGAGGCCGCCGCTGCCGTGTTTCATAATAAGGCGCTCGCGGCCAAGACGACGCTTGTGCCGTTGGATTTGTCGCATCAGGTTCTTGCCACCGAGGAGGTGCGGGACGCGCTTCTGTATGGTACGCACGGCGGGGAGAAGACGGGCAAGGGGAAGACGACGCTGAGGCAGATGTTGGTTGAGCTGCTCATGTTCTTCGCCAAGACGTATAG TTCGGTAGATACTGATACAGATGACAAAAGCGACGTCTTCGGCATCACAGCCGGCCCCCCGCTCCACGACCCCCTCGCCGTAGCCGCCGTGCTGACGGGTACGCGGCACGAGATCCCCTTTCACGACTACGACGGCAAAAAGGGCAACTGCGTAAAGTACCACGAGCGCTTCGAGCTCACCGTCATCACGGAGGGCGACCTGGAAGAGGCCAAGACGGGCAAGTCGCAGCTGGGGCGGACCGTCGCGAAAGCCCTGCCGCCGGGGAGCGAGGGCGTGAGGATACCGCGCGGGCTGGATATCCCCATGTTCTGGAGGGTGATTGAGGAGTGCACGGAGAGGGCGGACCGGGTTAATGCGGGTAAGGTGGCTGGGTTGAAGGAGAATGGGACGTTGGAgaagtaa